TGCCTAGGTGTGGAAGGCAAGGAGTTGGGCAGGACCCTGATTCTGCTCCTGATCACAGCCGGAGCAGCGGGGTCCGGTAACCACTACCACCCTTGGACGACGAGTACGGAGCGGTGAGCAATGAGCATGCCCGGCGGCACCGGCAACACCAGTGGTCGCTACCTCATCCGGGGTGACTACTACGACGAACATCTCACGGAACGTCAGCTGACCAACACCGTCACGATCGTGTGGGGCTCTGTGGGCCTGGTCTTCGGCTTGCTCATCGGAATGGGGTTGTCGTCGCTCTTCGGGCTGTCGACCGTATTCCGCGTCGTGCTGATCACTGCACTAGTCCTCGTCGTCGGTGGGGGCACCGCATGGATCGCGCGCCGGATAGCGCGGCGCGGAACGGAGGACAAGCGGGTTGCAGAGTTCCTCGCGGAGTACGGAAGCGCGGAGAGCGACAGCGCCGACAGCGCCGACAGCGCCGACAGCGATACGCAACGGGACGCTGAGCGATGAGTAGCCGTGGCGGCCTGCGCTCCTCGGGCCCGGCTTCGTCACTGCCGTGAAGCAGACGGAGCTTGGCCTCCCGGCGGCGTCATCGGCTCCTGTCCGTTCTCCGGCCCGGCACGCACGGCCGTGGACCGAAGTGGGTCCGTGGCCGGAGACGCCGTCGAATACCACCTCGCCGCCGATGCCCGCTGTCGGCCCCTCGCGTTCGTTCTCACCGCCGGACAAGCCGGTGATGCACCTGCCTTCACCGAGGTCATGGCCCGCCTGCGTGTTCCCCGTCGGCGAGGACGTCCCCGCACCAGGCCGGACCTGGTCCTGGCCGACAAGGCGTACTCCTCCCGCGCGATCCACGAGCACCTACGCAGACGCGGCATCCGCACGGTGATTCCGGAACGGGCCGACCAGCAGGCCAACCGCGGGGTCCCGGTTCCTAAGCTGATGGGAAGCCGGAACCCGCCGGGCCATCAGGCGGCGATGGCCGGCCGGAACCGGGTCGGAGCCGGAGTGGTGCGCCCAGAAACCGGAGTGGTGCGCCCAGAAAGGGGCCTGCGGAGTGAGCGCTGAGGCAGCTGCCATCAATCTCGGGCGGACGGTCGCCACCCGCGTCGTGCGGTTATGGCTCGAACCGCGCCGGCGCGAGCAGGAAGGCCGGATGGAGATGTCCGCCCTGGTCCGGCGGCGGGTGCCGGGGCTGCGGGCGCAGCGGGGTGTGGAGCGGCAGTTCGAGCAGATCGCGGACGCGGTCGCGGCGCGGCTGGAGCCCATGTGCGGGCATGAGTTCCGCGACTTGGAGGAGGGCGGGCGGCAGGCGGCGCTCGACGCCGTGACGGCGGCCTTCGGCCGCGCGGACCTGTCCGACGAGGCGATCCTCGGGTCCGACGCCAACCCCGCCGAGCTGGCCCGCCGGGTGCGGGCCTCCGCTCCCCCGCCCGCCGGGCTGGGCGAGGCGGCCACGCACTTCTACGAGCTGCTGCTGGCCGAGTGCTGCGACTGCTATGTGCGGATCCTCCAGCGGCTCCCGGTCTTCACCGAGCGCGGGATCGCCGAGCTGCTGGGGCGGGTCGGCGAGCTCGGCCCCGAGCTGAGCCGGGTGCTGGAGCGGCTCCCGGTCAGATCGCTGTACGCGCCGCAGGGGGCGGACCAGGACGCCGCCTTCCGCAGGGAGTACCTGGAGTTCCTCAGCCGCGCCCTGGACGAGGTGGAGCTGTTCAGCTTCACGGCCGGTCAGGCCCCGCGCACCAAGTTGTCCGTCGCCTACATCAGTCTGCGGGTCAGCACGGGCGGAGACGGGCGGGCGGCGCGGCGGTCAGTCGGTGGGCCCGACCAACTGCTGCGGACGGGCATCAGCTCATGGGACGGTCCCGAGCAGGAGTCGTCGGCGAGCGTACGGGTCGAGGCGGCACTGAAGGAGTCGGCTCGCATTCTGCTGCGCGGGGAGGCGGGTTCCGGCAAGACGACGCTGCTCAACTGGCTGGCCGTCACCGCAGCGCGCGGCGCCTTCGGCGGGGATCTGGCCGAGTGGAACGGTCTGATCCCCGTCCTGGTCAAACTGCGGCGTTACGCCTCGCGCGAGCTGCCACGGCCGGAGGAACTGCTGGACGCCACGGCCGGACCGCTGACCGGCCATATGCCCCGGGCATGGATGGACCGCGAGTTCCAGGCGGGGCGGGTGCTGCTGCTCGTCGACGGGGTGGACGAGCTCGTCGCGGGCGAGCGGCGCAAGGTCCGGGAGTGGCTGCGGCTGCTGCTCAACGCCTATCCGCAGACCCGAACGGTGGTGACGTCCCGGCCGACCGCCGCGCGCGGCGACTGGCTGCGCGCGGAGGGCTTCGCCCCGGTGGGGCTGGAGCGGATGACGCCCGCGGATCTTCGGGCGTTCGTACGGCAGTGGCATCAGGCGGTGGGAGCCCAGGGCGGCGATCTGCCATGCGCCCTGGAGGAGCTGCCGCACTACGAGCGGGCATTGCTGGCGGCCCTCCAGGACCGCCCTCATCTGCGGACGCTCGCGGCGAGCCCCCTGCTGGCCGCGCTGCTGTGCGCGTTGCACCTGGGACGGCGCCGGCGGCTGCCGCGCAACCGCATGGAGCTGTACCGCATAGCCCTGGAACTGCTGGTGCAGCGCCGCGACGCGGAGCGCGGGGTGCCCAGCGCGCTGGACGTACAGCTCAGCCTGACCGACAAGCTGTGTGTGCTGCGGGATCTGGCATGGCGGCTTTCGGACAACAACCGCAGTGAGATTTCCACGGAGAAGGCGCTGGCTCATGTCACCGTCAAGGTGGCGTCGATGCGCCATCTGGACACCGAGGGCGAGGCGGTGCTGGATCACCTGGTGTCGCGTTCGGGAGTGCTGCGCGTCCCCGCCGAGGACCGCATCGACTTCCTGCACCGCAGCTTCCAGGAGTACCTGGCGGCAGAGGAGGCGGCGGCAGAGGACCGCATCGGCAACCTGGTCGAGCGGGCCCATCTGGACACCTGGCGCGAGACCATCATCATGGCCGCCGGACATGCCAACCGCAGTCAGCGGCAGGAGCTCGTCACCGGCATCCTCGACCGCGCGGAGGCCGAACGCCGCCATGCGCGGGGCCTGCGGCTGCTGGCGGCGTCCTGCCTGGAGACGATGGAGTCCGTGCAGGAGGGGCTCGCGACACGGCTGGACGAGAACCTCCGGGTGCTGGTGCCGCCGAGGCGCCGGAAGGACGCCGTGTCACTCGCGGCGGTGGGGGATCCGGTGCTCCGCCGGCTGCCGCGCTCACTGGACGGTCTGACGGACGCGGCGGCCAGGGCGGCGGTGCGGACCGCCGCGCTCATCGGTGGCGAGCGTGCGCTCGATGTGCTGGATGCTTACGCGGAGGCGGAACGAGTCGGCGCGCACCAAGAACTCGCCGATGCCTGGGAGTATTTCGATCCGGACGAGTACGCCCAGCGCGTGCTCGCCAAGATTTCCCTGGAACGCGTCACGCTGAAGCTCTCCCACCCCAGCCAGTGGGCCGCGGCCAGGAAGCTGGCGTCGGTACGGAAGCTGTCGATCAGCCATCCGCTCACTTCCGGTCTCGCGACGCTCACGGACTTCCCCGGACTCTCATCGCTGTGGATCTCACGGCTGGTGGGCGACAACGACCTGAGCCCGCTCGCCGCCCACGCGCAGCTCAGCACGCTTTGGATCCTCGGAGACACTGCCCTGGAGGACGCCTCACCATTGAGCGCGCTCACGCACCTTCAGGAATTGAGCCTCACCGGCTGGCCTTCCCTCCCGCCCGTGAGCGAAATCCCGATACCGGAAACCTTGACCAAACTGAGCTTGGGAGACCTGCCTCACGATCCTGATCTGCGGTTCCTTCACGATCTGCCACCGCTCGACAGGCTCTACCTGGCAGGCTCGGGGACTCCGCGTCACCTCGCGAGCTTTTCAGCGGTGACCACCCCGGAGCGACTTTGGCTGGGCGGTTTCGACCTCTCCGCATGCCTCCCCGACATGTCAGCTTTCCTTCGCATCCCGGACCTGAGCTTCTACCGTTGCGTCTTTCCAGCCGACCTCGGCCCGCTCAACGCCGTCCCCTCTCTTGAGACCGTGTTCTTCGGTGAATGCCGGGGCCCGCACCCCGGCCCCCTGGACCTCTCGTCCCTGGCCGGGCGTTCGGCCCCGACACAGCTCACCGTCAAGGTGGGCAGGACGCAAACAGCCGCCGGGACCGAACAACTCGGTCCCGGCATCCGCGTCCAGCACCTGTAGCGCCGGAGCTAGCCGCCGCCCAGCTCCGCATGGCGCGCCGCCAGCCACCTCGCGCCCTCCTCCGTCAGCGAGCCGTGCAACCGCAGCCGGCCCACGCCGCCGTCCGGATAGATGTCGATCCGGACGTGGGTCACCGGCGGGGCCGCGTCCAGGAGGAAGCGGTGGACCGTGTCGGGCTGGAGGCGGGTGCGGGGCAGGAGTTCGGTCCAGGCCGGGGCCGTGGGGTCGGCCGGGTCCGCGCCGGTTGTCGCGTCGAGGCCGTACAGCGCCGCCCAGCCCGGTGCGTTGCCCTTGTAGCAGCCGGTGTCGATCTCCACGGCGCGGATGGTCCCCTGGGCGGCGAGGCGGTAGCGGACCCAGTCGTGGCCCGTGTCGCGGCGCCGGCGGGTCTCCCAGCCCTCGTCCATCCGGCGGGAGCGGCCCGGCCCGATGGAGTTGGCGGGCGGGGAGTAGAAGCGGTCGGAGGCGTCCTCGGCCGCGCCGCCGCACTCCAGCGCCACCAGGTCGAAGGTGCCGAGGGCGGTGAGCCAGGCCGGTTCTGGGGCGGCCTCGCCGTGGACGCGGAGGCGGGCGATGCCGCCGTCGGGGTGCTGTTTGAGGCGGAGGTGGGTGAAGCGGCGGCGTACGGAGACGGGGAAGCCGTTGGCCGCGTGGCCGCCGATCTGCGTACGGGGGACGAGCTCGGTCCATACGACGTCGTCGGCGAGGAGCTCCTCGGGGGACGGGGTGCCGTCCACGGCCGTGGCCTCGACGCTCACCGCGCGCGGGTAGTTGCCGCGGAAGTGGGCGGTGTCGACGACGATGCCGTGGACGACCCCGGGCGCGCCGAGGCGGATCAGGGCCCAGTCGTGGTCGTCCTCGGCCGGATGCGGGGTGCCGGCCGAGGCCCCGCGCCGCCGCCGGGTCTCCCAGCCGTCCATGACCTTGCCCTTGTGGCCGAAGGACTCGGGGTCGAAGCGCGGGTCTTCGGGCTTCAGCAGGTTCTCGCGCTCGGCGAAGAACTCGTCGTTGGCCGCGATCACGCTTCCGCCGAGCCGCCGGTCGGCCAGGTCCACGAGATGGGTGAAGGGGAGGTCGGCGGTCCGGTAGTCGGCGTACGGATCGCCGCCGCCGTACGGGGCGGCGTCGCCGGTGAAGCGGGGGATCGGCGCGGTCATGTGCGGTGCTGCCTCTCCAGGAGTCGGCCGGTGGGTTCCGTCGGCGTGCCATGGTCGGCGATCTTCCGGCCGCGCAGCCATGTGGACCGTACGACGCCGTACAGCGTTCTGCCCGCATAGGCGGTGACCTGGTTGCGGTGGTGGAGGGCGGCGGGGTCGACGGTGAAGGTCTCGTCGGGGGCGAGGACCGCGAAGTCGGCGTCGCGCCCGGGCTCGATGGCGCCCTTACGGTCGAGACCGACGAGCGCGGCGGGGCCGGTGGACATCCAGCGGGCCACGTCGTGGAGGGTGTGGCCGCGCCGCCGGGCCGCCGTCCAGACGGCCGGGAGCCCGAGCTGGAGCGAGGAGATGCCGCCCCAGGCCCGCCCGAAGTCGCCGACCTTGAGGTCGGCCGTGCAGGGCGAGTGGTCGGAGACCACGCAGTCGATCTCCCCGGCCGCCAGGCCCGCCCACAGCGCGTCCTGGTTGGCGGCCTCCCGGATGGGCGGACAGCATTTGAACTCCGTGGCACCGTCGGGGACTTCCTCGGCGGTGAGGGTCAGGAAGTGCGGGCAGGTCTCCACGGTGATCCGGACGCCCTCGCGCCGTGCGTCGGCGATCAGCGGCAGCGCCTCGGCGGACGAGAGGTGCAGGACGTGGACGCGGGCGTCCAGCTCGCGGGCGAGGGCGATGAGGCCCGCGATGGCCTCGTTCTCGGCGGTGCGCGGGCGGGAGGCGAGGAAGTCGGCGTAGCGCGGGCCGGTGGGCGGCGGGGCGCCGTCGATGAGGCGGGCGTCCTCGGCGTGGACGATGAGCAGTCCGCCGAAGCCCGCGATCTCACGGAGGGCGGTCCGGAGCCGGCCGGGGTCGAGTGGCGGGAATTCGTCCACGCCGGAGGGGAGCAGGAACGCCTTGAAGCCGAGGACGCCCGCGTCGTGCAGCGGCCGTAGCTCCGGGACGTTCCCGGGCACGGCCCCGCCCCAGAACCCGATGTCGACATGGGCCGACCGCCGGGCGACGGCCCGTTTGACCTCCAGGGCCGGGACGGTGGTGGTCGGCGGGACGCTGTTGAGCGGCATGTCGACGAGGGTGGTGACGCCGCCGGCCGCGGCGGCGCGGGTGGCCGAGCCGAAACCCTCCCATGCGGTGCGGCCGGGGTCGTTGACATGGACGTGGGTGTCGACGAGGCCGGGGAGCAGGACGTCGTCGCCGAGGTCCTCGACCCGTGCGCCGTCCGGGTCCGGTGCGTCGTACGGCCCGACGGCCACGATGCGGCCGTCGGCGACGGACACGGAGGCCGCGCGCGGGCCGTCCGGCGTGACCACGTTGGCCGAGCGCAGCACCAGCTCGACGTCGGACACCGACATCCTCCTCACCCGCCAACTCCGGATTTTCCGCTACCCGGAATTCATTTTTCGTTGCATTCTTCACTCCGTCGTCGGCCCGGTCAAGGCCCCGCCCGCCGTGACCTGCGAGGGAATCGGTACATCGGCCAGTTCGCCACCGACGCGGACCTTCGCCCTCACGGCATAGATGACCCCGGCGATGGCCATTCCGAAGACCCAGGAGAACGGGGCCACGTCCTCGAACCCCTTGACCAGGGCCAACACCGCCGAGACCGTAGCGGAGGGCACGAAGGCGATGATCGCCTCCGGGTTGAAACCCTTGCGGTAGTAGTAGGCTCCCGCCTTGTCGGCGCTGAAGAGCGCGTCGACATCGATGTTTCCGCGCCGCACCAGGTAGTAGTCCACGAGCAGCACGGCGACCAGCGGGCCGAGGAAGGCGCCGAGAGCGCCCAGGAAGTACTGGATGACGACCGGGCTCGAGTAGAGCTTCCACGGCATGACCACGATCGCGAGCACCGCCGTGATCATGCCCCCGCGCCGGAAGTCGAGGTACTTCGGCGCGAGGTTGGCGAAGTCGTACGCGGGCGAGACGAAGTTCGCCACGACGTTGATGCCGATGGTGGCGACCATGAAGGACACCGCGCCGGCCACCGTGACCACCGGGTTGTCGATCCGCGCGATGACCTCGACCGGATCGGAGATCGCCTCGCCGAAGACCGAGATGGTGCCGGCCGTCATCAGCACCGAGACGACGGCGAAGGCGGAGAAGTTCACCGGCAGTCCCAGCAGATTGCCGCGCCGGTAGGCCCGGTGGTCCGGGGTGAAGCGCGCGAAGTCGGCGTAGTTGAGCACGAGGGTGAGGAAGGTGGCGACGGTCAGACTGACCGCGATCAGGCTCTGGTGGAGCTGCTCGCGCCCGCTCAGCCCGGTCAGGCTGTCGGTGAGCGAGATGTCGCCATCCGCCTTGGCGATCAGCCACACGGCGAGCGCGAGCATGACCAGCCAGACCACCGGGCCGGTGGCGAGGTCCTGCACCTTGCGGATGAACTCCATGCCCCGGGTGAGCAGCACCGCCTGCAGCAGCCACATCACCAGGAAGGCGATCCAGCCGAGGGTGGACAGCCCGAAGACGGAGTTGTGGTCGTATTCGGCGAGCGAGGGCGCCAGTTGGACGCCGAGGAGGATCAACGCCTCCGACGCCAGCCAGGTCTGGATGCCGTACCAGGCGACCGCCATCACCGCCCGCAGAAGGGCGGGGATATTGGCCCCGTACACACCCCAGCTGGCCCGTGCCAGCACGGGGAAGGGCACTCCGGTGCGGTGGCCGGCATGGCCCATGCGGTTCATGAACCAGTAGAGGATGGTGACACCGGCCAGCAGGGACAGGAAGACCTCCCAGGTGGGCAGCCCCAGCACAAACAGGCTCGCCGCGAAGGTGTAGTTGCTGATCGCATGGGTGTCGGACATCCACATGGCGAAGATGCTGTACGTTCCCCACTTGCGCTCCACGGCGGGCGCGAGGTCTTCGTTGTGGAGACGGGGGTCCGGTTCGACGGGTGATGCCATGGCGCCCTCCATAAGAGTCGTCCGGAATAACTTTTCCGCATGACGGTGCCTTGAAGGTGTTGCCGTTCGATTACGCCGACGTTGCCCGCGGACTCACCCGTGGGATCAGGACGGCCGGGCGCTGACAGGCCAGCCGCCGATGGCCTTGGGACGGGGCGGGGCGAAGGTGCGCACCTTGCTGGTGGAGAGACCGAGCCCGACCACCGACTCGGCGAACCGCACCGCGGCGGCGACGCCGTCCACGACCGGGACCCCGCCCAGCGCCGCCGAGACCTGGTCCTGGAGCCCGGCCATGCCACCGCACCCCAGGCAGATCACCTCGGCGCCGTCCCGCTCCACCACCTCGCGCGCGGTCCGCACGATGGCCTCGACGGTCCGCTCCGGGTCTTCCTCCAGCTCCAGCACGCCCAGGCCGGTGCCGCGCACCGCCGCGCAGCGCTGCGCCAGCCCGGCGATGAGCAGCCGGTCCCTGATCTGCGGTACGGCCCGGTCGAGAGTGGTGACGACCCCGTAGGCGTGGCCGAGCATCATGGCCAGCTGGGCGGCGGACTCGGTGATGTCGAGGACCGGTACGTCGAGGAGTTCCTGCGCCCCCTCGCGGCCCGGCTCGCCGAAGCCGGCCATCACGAGGGCGTCGAAGGGCTCGTCGTACGTGGCCAGTCGGTCCAGTACGGCGGCGGCGCTGAGATAGCCCTCGAAGTGGCCCTCGATCGACTCGGGCCCCCACAGCGGCTCGGTGGCCACGATCTCGGTGCCGGGGCTCGCGCTCGCCTCCGCGATGGCCCGGATCGAGGCCGTCATGGAGGCGGTGGTGTTGGGGTTCAGCACGAGGATGCGCATGGGACTCCCGCAGCGGTTCCGGTCCAGTGATTCAGGACGTCGATTCCGTAGGATGAAAGTTGACTTTCGATACAGAGAACCTAGCCACCCCCGCCACCGGCGTCGAGGGAACCCGGTATTCCGGCATCGGTCGATCATGGCCAGTCCGCCATACCGGCCGTGACCGGCACCGACAGCATTTCCAAGCCCGCTGTGGGCGTCGCCGGGGACCGGTAGGCTGCCCGTGGCCGGTCGGCAGCGGATCGTCACCGTATGCGGGCCGGTGCCGACCGCTGGGAAAGGAACACCGACGTGCCGTCCGCCGAGTCCAAGACCGCCGCCACCACCGCCGGATCCGGTGGCGTCCAGTCCCTGGAGCGCGCCTTCGATCTGCTGGAGCGGATGGCCGACGCCGGGGGCGAGGTCGGACTGAGCGAGCTCTCCGCCAGCAGTGGACTTCCCCTGCCCACCATCCACCGACTCATGCGCACGTTGGTGGCCTGCGGATATGTGCGCCAGCAGGCAAACCGCCGGTACGCCCTGGGGCCCCGGCTGATCCGGCTCGGCGAGAGCTCGTCCCGGCTGCTGGGCAGCTGGGCGCGGCCGTATCTGGCGCGGCTGGTGGAGGAGACGGGCGAGACCGCGAACATGGCGCTGCTGGACGGCGATGAGGTGGTGTACGTCGCGCAGGTGCCCTCGCGCCACTCGATGCGGATGTTCACCGAGGTCGGGCGGCGGGTGCTGCCCCACACCACGGGAGTCGGCAAGGCGCTGCTGGCGGACACGCCCCCCGAGGAGGTGCGCGCCCTGCTGGCCCGCACCGGTATGCCCGCGGCGACGGAGAAGACGATCACCTCGCCGGACGGGTTCCTCGAGGCGCTGCGGCAGGTCCACGAGCACGGCTACGCGGTGGACGACAACGAGCAGGAGATGGGCGTGCGCTGCCTCGCCGTCCCGGTGCCCGACTCCCCCGCCCCGGCGGCCATCTCCATCTCGGGCCCGGCGGGCCGGGTGACCGACGAGGCCACTGAACGGATCGTGCCGATCCTCAAGGAGGTCGCGGCGGAGCTGTCGGACGCGCTGGCCAGCACGGGGTCCGCCTGACGGCGGAGGGGAGCGACGGCGCGCCGCCCAAGCGGGCGGGGCCCGCTGAGCCACAAGCCGGGCGTGGGGATACTTTCCCCTCCCCGCCCCTTCCCGCAACCAGGGGCTCCGCCCCTGGACTCCGGAGTCCCGCCACGCGGCTGAGCCGCATACCGCCGTGGGAAGGGGCGAAGCCCCGGTCCGGGGTCTGGGGCTCTGCCCCAGTTTCGGGAAGGGGCGGGGAGGGGAACAGCCCGCCGCAGGCGTCATGATCCGCGGCGAGCGCGGTAGCACCCCAAGCGTCATTCGGCGCGCCCGGGGCCGCCGGGCCGGACGGATCCGCCTTGCCCGTTGCCCGTTGGCCGGGTCGCTCAGTCTCTCCCTATGCCCGTCCGGGGCACGCTGCCGAACTGGTCGATCGCCGCACGGACGCCCGTCAGGGCGGGGCCCAGGGCGCTGACCGAGCCCAGGGCGCCCGCGATGAGGAGCAGCGAGCGGCGCAGCCGGTGCAGCTCCGGGGCGCCGGTGCGGGCCATGGCGTCGAGTGCGGCCAGCTCGTCGTCCGCGATCGCCCGGTCGGGTAATTCCGCCGGGTGGGCGGCCAGATCGCGCCTGAGCCGGGCCACGGCACGGCGCAGTTCGGCCGCCCTCGGATCGTCCTCGGTGCCCGCCACTCGCCTGACTTCCACGACTGCGGCGCCCTCCACTGACAAGGCGCCGGGTTCACCCCAGAGCCTCGCGCCTTCGTTGGCCAACACTGCCCTTCTCCCCCTCGCGCCCTCTCGCACGAGCCTGCCCCCTCTCCGCATGACCGCCCCAACCCTCCACCTCGCGTGGATTCGGACACAAGGGGCCGCGGATCAGTTAACGCCACTCAGTGCACGACGCGCTATACGGAGAGCGAAAATCAGACCGGCTGGGATGAAGCCCCCGCCCGGCCCCGATGTGCGGTAAGCAGGGCCCATGGAACGTACAACGGAGGACTCCGCGCAGGTCGCCGGGATCGTACTGGCGGCCGGGGGCGGCCGGCGGCTGGGCGGGCGGCCCAAGGCCCTTTTGGCGCATCGGGGGCGTCCACTGGTGGAGCACGCCGCGCACGCGCTGCGAGAGGGCGGCTGCGCCCCGGTGCACATCGTGCTGGGCGCCGCGGCCGGGGCGGTACGGGCGCGGGCCCGGCTGGACGGGTACGTCCTGGTGGACAACCCCGACTGGGAGGAGGGCATGGGCTCCTCGCTGCGGGCCGGGCTCGCCTCACTGGCCGGTACGGGCGCGAAGGCGGCGCTGGTCGCGCTGGTGGACCAGCCGGGGATCGGCGCCGAGGCGGTGGCGCGGGTGGTGGCCGCGTACCGCTCGCCGTCCACCCTGGCGGCCGCCGCGTACGGCGGGGAGCGGGGGCATCCGGCGCTGTTCGGCGCGGACCGGTGGGCGGATATCGCGGCGAGTGCGGTGGGCGACCGGGGGGCACGCGCCTATCTGCGGGCGCATCAGTCCGCGATCACGCTCGTCGACTGCTCGGATATCGCTCGTACGGACGACATCGACACCCCCGAGGACTTGACGCTGCTGGAGTGAGGGGCACCGACGGGCACGGCACGGAGGCGCGGTTCAACAGAAGATTGAACTTCCACCATGAGGAAATTAGTATCCGCAAAGCAGAGGTATTGCGAGCGTTCAGCCGAGACTCGCCCAAGGAGTGACCGCCCATGTCCGCATCAGCGCCGTCCCCGCTGGCCATCGTCGACGCCGAACCGCTGGAGCGTCAGGGAGAGGTGCTGACCGACGCGGCCCTGGCCTTCCTGGCCGAGCTCCACCACCGCTTCACCCCGCGCCGGGACGAGCTGCTCGCGCGCCGTGCGGAGCGCCGCGCCGAGATCGCCCGCACCAGTACCCTGGGCTTCCTCCCCGAGACCGCCCACATCCGGGACGACCCCGACTGGCGCGTCGCCCCGGCCCCGCCCGCGCTCGAGGACCGCCGGGTGGAGATCACCGGCCCCACCGACCGCAAGATGACCATCAACGCGCTCAACTCCGGCGCCAAGGTCTGGCTCGCCGACTTCGAGGACGCCTCCGCCCCGACCTGGGCGAATGTGATCGGCGGTCAGCTGAATCTGATCGACGCCTATGAGCGCCGGATCGACTTCACCTCCCCCGAGGGCAAGAGCTACGCCCTGCGGCCCGACGACACGCTGGCCACCGTCGTCACCCGGCCGCGCGGCTGGCACCTCGACGAGCGCCATCTGCGCGACGCCGACGGCCGCGCGGTCCCCGGCGCCCTCGTGGACTTCGGGCTGTACTTCTTCCACAACGCCCGCCGGCTGCTCACCCGGGGCCAGGGGCCGTACTTCTACCTCCCCAAGACCGAGTCCCACCTCGAGGCCCGGCTGTGGAACGACGTCTTCGTCTTCGCGCAGGACCACCTCGGGATTCCGCAGGGGACGATCCGCGCCACCGTTCTGATCGAGACGATCACGGCCGCGTACGAGATGGACGAGATCCTCTACGAGCTCCGCGACCACGCCTCCGGGCTCAACGCGGGCCGCTGGGACTACCTCTTCTCGATCGTCAAGAACTTCCGCGACGGCGGCCCCGGTTTCGTCCTCCCGGACCGCAACGCGGTCACGATGACCGCCCCGTTCATGCGCGCCTACACCGAACTGCTCGTCCGCACCTGCCACAAGCGCGGCGCCCACGCGATCGGCGGCATGGCGGCCTTCATCCCCTCGCGGCGCGACCCCGAGGTCAACGCCGTGGCGTTCGACAAGGTCAAGGCCGACAAGGACCGTGAGGCCGGCGACGGCTTCGACGGCTCCTGGGTCGCCCACCCCGATCTGGTCCCGGTGGCCCGCGCCTCCTTCGACGCGGTCCTCGGCGACCGTCCGCACCAGAAGGAGCGGCTGCGCGAGGACGTCCACGTCACCGCCGCCGAGCTGATCGACATCGCCTCGATCGACGCCAAGCCCACCCAGCAGGGGCTGCGGAACGCCGTACAGGTCGGCATCCGCTATATCGAGGCGTGGCTGCGCGGCCTCGGCGCCGTCGCGATCTTCAATCTGATGG
This genomic interval from Streptomyces asiaticus contains the following:
- a CDS encoding NACHT domain-containing protein, which codes for MSAEAAAINLGRTVATRVVRLWLEPRRREQEGRMEMSALVRRRVPGLRAQRGVERQFEQIADAVAARLEPMCGHEFRDLEEGGRQAALDAVTAAFGRADLSDEAILGSDANPAELARRVRASAPPPAGLGEAATHFYELLLAECCDCYVRILQRLPVFTERGIAELLGRVGELGPELSRVLERLPVRSLYAPQGADQDAAFRREYLEFLSRALDEVELFSFTAGQAPRTKLSVAYISLRVSTGGDGRAARRSVGGPDQLLRTGISSWDGPEQESSASVRVEAALKESARILLRGEAGSGKTTLLNWLAVTAARGAFGGDLAEWNGLIPVLVKLRRYASRELPRPEELLDATAGPLTGHMPRAWMDREFQAGRVLLLVDGVDELVAGERRKVREWLRLLLNAYPQTRTVVTSRPTAARGDWLRAEGFAPVGLERMTPADLRAFVRQWHQAVGAQGGDLPCALEELPHYERALLAALQDRPHLRTLAASPLLAALLCALHLGRRRRLPRNRMELYRIALELLVQRRDAERGVPSALDVQLSLTDKLCVLRDLAWRLSDNNRSEISTEKALAHVTVKVASMRHLDTEGEAVLDHLVSRSGVLRVPAEDRIDFLHRSFQEYLAAEEAAAEDRIGNLVERAHLDTWRETIIMAAGHANRSQRQELVTGILDRAEAERRHARGLRLLAASCLETMESVQEGLATRLDENLRVLVPPRRRKDAVSLAAVGDPVLRRLPRSLDGLTDAAARAAVRTAALIGGERALDVLDAYAEAERVGAHQELADAWEYFDPDEYAQRVLAKISLERVTLKLSHPSQWAAARKLASVRKLSISHPLTSGLATLTDFPGLSSLWISRLVGDNDLSPLAAHAQLSTLWILGDTALEDASPLSALTHLQELSLTGWPSLPPVSEIPIPETLTKLSLGDLPHDPDLRFLHDLPPLDRLYLAGSGTPRHLASFSAVTTPERLWLGGFDLSACLPDMSAFLRIPDLSFYRCVFPADLGPLNAVPSLETVFFGECRGPHPGPLDLSSLAGRSAPTQLTVKVGRTQTAAGTEQLGPGIRVQHL
- the alc gene encoding allantoicase; the protein is MTAPIPRFTGDAAPYGGGDPYADYRTADLPFTHLVDLADRRLGGSVIAANDEFFAERENLLKPEDPRFDPESFGHKGKVMDGWETRRRRGASAGTPHPAEDDHDWALIRLGAPGVVHGIVVDTAHFRGNYPRAVSVEATAVDGTPSPEELLADDVVWTELVPRTQIGGHAANGFPVSVRRRFTHLRLKQHPDGGIARLRVHGEAAPEPAWLTALGTFDLVALECGGAAEDASDRFYSPPANSIGPGRSRRMDEGWETRRRRDTGHDWVRYRLAAQGTIRAVEIDTGCYKGNAPGWAALYGLDATTGADPADPTAPAWTELLPRTRLQPDTVHRFLLDAAPPVTHVRIDIYPDGGVGRLRLHGSLTEEGARWLAARHAELGGG
- the allB gene encoding allantoinase AllB — encoded protein: MSVSDVELVLRSANVVTPDGPRAASVSVADGRIVAVGPYDAPDPDGARVEDLGDDVLLPGLVDTHVHVNDPGRTAWEGFGSATRAAAAGGVTTLVDMPLNSVPPTTTVPALEVKRAVARRSAHVDIGFWGGAVPGNVPELRPLHDAGVLGFKAFLLPSGVDEFPPLDPGRLRTALREIAGFGGLLIVHAEDARLIDGAPPPTGPRYADFLASRPRTAENEAIAGLIALARELDARVHVLHLSSAEALPLIADARREGVRITVETCPHFLTLTAEEVPDGATEFKCCPPIREAANQDALWAGLAAGEIDCVVSDHSPCTADLKVGDFGRAWGGISSLQLGLPAVWTAARRRGHTLHDVARWMSTGPAALVGLDRKGAIEPGRDADFAVLAPDETFTVDPAALHHRNQVTAYAGRTLYGVVRSTWLRGRKIADHGTPTEPTGRLLERQHRT
- a CDS encoding aspartate/glutamate racemase family protein encodes the protein MRILVLNPNTTASMTASIRAIAEASASPGTEIVATEPLWGPESIEGHFEGYLSAAAVLDRLATYDEPFDALVMAGFGEPGREGAQELLDVPVLDITESAAQLAMMLGHAYGVVTTLDRAVPQIRDRLLIAGLAQRCAAVRGTGLGVLELEEDPERTVEAIVRTAREVVERDGAEVICLGCGGMAGLQDQVSAALGGVPVVDGVAAAVRFAESVVGLGLSTSKVRTFAPPRPKAIGGWPVSARPS
- a CDS encoding NCS1 family nucleobase:cation symporter-1, translated to MASPVEPDPRLHNEDLAPAVERKWGTYSIFAMWMSDTHAISNYTFAASLFVLGLPTWEVFLSLLAGVTILYWFMNRMGHAGHRTGVPFPVLARASWGVYGANIPALLRAVMAVAWYGIQTWLASEALILLGVQLAPSLAEYDHNSVFGLSTLGWIAFLVMWLLQAVLLTRGMEFIRKVQDLATGPVVWLVMLALAVWLIAKADGDISLTDSLTGLSGREQLHQSLIAVSLTVATFLTLVLNYADFARFTPDHRAYRRGNLLGLPVNFSAFAVVSVLMTAGTISVFGEAISDPVEVIARIDNPVVTVAGAVSFMVATIGINVVANFVSPAYDFANLAPKYLDFRRGGMITAVLAIVVMPWKLYSSPVVIQYFLGALGAFLGPLVAVLLVDYYLVRRGNIDVDALFSADKAGAYYYRKGFNPEAIIAFVPSATVSAVLALVKGFEDVAPFSWVFGMAIAGVIYAVRAKVRVGGELADVPIPSQVTAGGALTGPTTE